A genomic stretch from Arachis stenosperma cultivar V10309 chromosome 3, arast.V10309.gnm1.PFL2, whole genome shotgun sequence includes:
- the LOC130970119 gene encoding diacylglycerol kinase 5-like produces the protein MSSKDSNLLNNFKIPDYILVPESKTQSIEVGNDHDSVPKSPVLVFINSRSGGQLGGELLKTYRTLLNEKQVFDLGENAPDKVLHSIYAKLENLKVQGDQFAMKIMERLKLIVAGGDGTAGWLLGVVCDLKLSHPPPIATVPLGTGNNLPFAFGWGKKNPGTDQNSVEQFLDQVMKAKEMTIDNWHIVMRMRAPKEGSCDPIPPLELPHSLHAFQRVSAGDELNVEGYHTFRGGFWNYFSMGMDAQVSYAFHSERKMNPEKFKNQLVNQSTYAKLGCSQGWFFASLFHPADRNIAQLAKVKIIRRRGKWEDLPIPPYIRSIVCLNLPSFSGGLNPWGTPNQKKLEQRDLTPPFVDDGLLEVVGFRDAWHGLVLLAPKGHGTRLAQAHRIRFEFHKGTADHTFMRIDGEPWKQPLPVDDDTVVVEISHHGQVNMLATETCKSTSVNDPLSPRHTDDAEEDDSDEDEHSTGEEFRKFGAADTFRIPDDVDISHLS, from the exons ATGTCTTCAAAAGACTCAAACTTGTTGAACAACTTTAAGATTCCGGATTACATTCTCGTGCCGGAATCCAAAACTCAAAGCATTGAGGTCGGTAACGATCATGATTCGGTCCCAAAGTCTCCGGTTCTTGTTTTTATTAACTCCAGGAGCGGTGGACAACTCGGAGGGGAACTCTTGAAAACATATAGAACTCTTCTTAATGAGAAACAG GTTTTTGATTTGGGGGAAAATGCTCCTGATAAGGTGCTGCATTCAATCTATGCTAAGTTGGAAAATCTCAAGGTCCAGGGTGATCAATTTGCCATGAAGATTATGGAGAGGCTGAAGTTAATT GTTGCAGGAGGTGATGGAACAGCAGGGTGGTTACTTGGAGTTGTTTGTGATCTCAAATTATCTCATCCACCACCAATAGCCACAGTTCCCTTGGGCACAGGGAATAATCTTCCTTTTGCATTTGGTTGG GGGAAGAAGAACCCCGGGACGGATCAAAACTCAGTTGAGCAATTTTTAGATCAAGTCATGAAGGCTAAGGAAATGACAATAGACAA CTGGCATATCGTCATGAGAATGAGAGCTCCTAAAGAAGGTTCCTGTGATCCAATTCCGCCGCTCGAGTTACCGCATTCTTTGCATGCATTCCAGCGTGTATCTGCGGGAGATGAACTTAATGTG GAAGGTTACCACACTTTCCGTGGAGGGTTTTGGAATTACTTTAGCATGG GCATGGATGCTCAAGTGTCCTATGCATTTCATTCTGAACGAAAGATGAATCCTGAAAAATTCAAGAACCAGTTGGTTAATCAG AGTACTTATGCTAAGCTTGGATGCTCACAAGGATGGTTTTTTGCTTCCTTATTCCATCCTGCTGACAG GAACATAGCGCAACTTGCGAAAGTAAAAATTATCCGAAGGCGTGGTAAATGGGAAGACCTACCTATACCTCCCTA CATCAGGTCAATTGTGTGTCTTAACTTGCCCAGTTTTTCCGGTGGATTGAATCCATGGGGTACACCGAATCAGAAAAAGCTTGAACAG AGAGATTTGACACCACCATTTGTGGATGATGGCCTTTTAGAGGTTGTTGGTTTTAGAGATGCATGGCATGGCCTTGTTTTGCTTGCTCCAAAAGGACATGGAACTCGTCTTGCTCAG GCGCATAGAATCCGGTTTGAGTTCCACAAAGGCACAGCAGATCACACATTCATGAGGATCGACGGGGAGCCGTGGAAGCAACCTCTCCCAGTCGATGATGACACCGTTGTGGTGGAGATTTCTCACCATGGCCAGGTTAACATGCTTGCCACTGAAACGTGCAAGTCTACGAGTGTGAATGATCCTTTATCACCGCGCCACACTGATGATGCGGAGGAAGATGACAGCGACGAGGATGAACACTCTACAGGAGAGGAGTTTCGGAAGTTTGGTGCAGCAGACACATTTAGAATTCCAGATGATGTTGATATTTCTCATCTTAGTTAG